In Hydrogenimonas thermophila, the genomic stretch CTGCCGCCTCTTACAATTTTATATGAGTTTGATAAAACAAAAGCCTGAGGACGTTTTGAATCAATTGTTATTTTTACACTTTTGGTACTTTCATTGCCTTTCATAAAGTTCCATTGACTACCATCTGTTGCAATAATAGTCATAGTTGCACTTTTTGTACGCCTGTCCCATCCTGCTTTTGGCAACTGCACCGCAATATCAAGTTCTTGTTGTGGATTTTGGACTTTTTCATCCAAAACTGTAAAATCACTCTTTCCATCGTTTAAAATAACTTTATATGAGCGTATTCCACTACTATCTGACAAATGAACTTTCAGTGGCTGCTTTAAATTCCAAAAGAGTGAAGAAGGTACAGATATTTTAGGCGGAACTCTTTCAAATATTGGTGAATTTGCTAAATAGACAACACCACCTATAATAGAAAGGAATAGAAGCAGTAAAAGAGAAGTACCTAACCCTTTTTTATTTTGTCTCATTATTAAAATCTCCTATTTAATTTTTATAATTCTTTAGTTATTTTATCTAATAAACAGTTTACTAGATTATCTTTAGTTATATTTCTGACAGTATATCCTGCAGCTCTAACATGTCCCCCTCCTCCAAAACTCTCAGCAATTTTTGAAACATTTACATAGTTTTTGCTTCTTAATGAAACTTTTAAAGAGCCATCGCTCTCTTCTCTGATTAGAAAACCAACCTCAACAGTAGCTAATGAACGTGCATAGTTTACCAAGTCATCTGTATCATTTACAGTTGCACCACTTTGTTCAAACATTTTTTGTGTAACTTCTAACCCTGCAACTTTAGCATTTAAATATAGTTTAAGTGTTTGCAAAGCTAACGGGAGAAGCCTTAATTTACTTAATGGTTCATTCTCTTTGAGATTACGGGCTATAACATCTGGTTTAACACCATACTCAATCAACTCTTTGGCAAACTCAAAAACTCTTTTATCTACTCCTTCATATGAAAAAAAGCCTGTATCACTTACAAGAGCAGTATAAAAATTTTCAGCTGCCTCTTTTGGCATAGGCCACTTTGAAATAGAAACAAGTTTGTAAACTACCTCTGAAGCACTTGCAAATTCAGGTTCAATAATATTAATATCACCATAATTACTATTGCTTTGATGGTGATCAATATTTATAAGTTTAACTCCCAAAGGTATATCTATTCCTAAACGATCAAAACTTCCACAGTCTACACTGATAATTAAATCTGTTTTATCAGATATTGCAGACTTGATTTTATCAAATCCAGGCATCCACGATAAAAACTGAGGCAAAGGTCTAGATACATAAACTGCATCAACTCTTTTTTGCAGTTTTTTTAAAACCCACCATAAACCTAGCCCTGAACCTAATGTATCAGGATCTGGATTAATGTGACCAACAATTGTAATATATGAAGATTTTTCAATTAGTTCTTTAGCATTATTGTAATTCATCGGCATTATTTTATCTAAAAAACTATATTTTTTTATTCGCTTTATAAACAAAAGCCAATACTTCAGCAACTGCCTGATAAAACTGTTCCGGTATCTCCTCTTCAATATCTACATTTTTATAAAGTTCACGGGCAAGTGGAGGATTTTCTACAATTTGTATGTTATGTTCGCGAGCAATCTCTTTGATTTTTAGTGCAACCAAATCAGCTCCTTTTGCAACTACTTTAGGAGCTTTCCCCTCATTCTCTTTATATTGCAAAGCAACAGCAAAATGTGTTGGGTTTGTAATAACAACATCAGCATTTGGCACTTCTGCCAACATACGTTTTCTTGACATCTCCATCATTTTTTGTCTAATTTTTGCTTTTATTTCAGGATTACCCTCCATCTGTTTCATCTCATCTTTAACCTCTTGCTTGGACATGCGCAAACCCTTAAAATAGTTATAGCGCACAAATGCCAAATCTATAAAAGCCAAAACAAGCAAAAGAGCTAACATTACCATTGCCAATATAACTACTCTGTCAGAAAGCCATAACAGTTGCTGAGGCAAAGGTGCACGTATTATGCTCTGCAACTCTTCTATAAAACCTAAAAATACTGTAAAAGCTGCCGTAAAAACTGCACCAACTTTGAGTGTTATTTTTACACCTTCAATCAGTTTCTTTAAAGAAAAAAGGTTTTTAAAACCCTTAATTGGATTTAATTTTCCAAAATCTGGAACAAGAGGTTTGGTTGTAAATAAAAATCCAAACTGCATCCAAGCAGCAATTAATCCCGCTAGTGCTACAGGTAGTGCTACTGGCATTACCATCATTCCAATCTCAAGAAGGGTATGAATTGTCATATCTACCAGCATATCGTAAGTAATGTCATACCCAATAAAACTTATATAGTAGTGATATAATCCTTGTAAATGCTGTAAAATCCAACTAAAAAGCCCCCAAGTTACAACTACTGCTACAAGAAGGGTAATGAATCCAGAAGTATCAACACTTTTGGGAACATTACCCTCCTTTCTAGCATCTTCTATCCTTTTACTGGTGGGTTCTTCAGTTTTTTCTAAATCGTCAGCCATTTAACTCAGGTAACTATCTTCATTGAAAGGTCAATCCAGCGTGATTGGTGTATGATGCTGCCTGAACTTATTGCATCTACACCACTGTTTGCTACATCACGGATATTTTCTATAGTAATATTACCACTAGCTTCAAGCAATACACCAGGAAAGTTTTCATTGCGATAATTCACGACTTCTCTAATTTCTTGAACTTGCATATTGTCGCACATCACAATATCTGCTCCAACATTCATTGCCCTTATGGCTGCTTCTAAACTTTCACACTCTATTTCAATCTTTGTAGTAAAAGGAATTTTCTTTCTTGCAAGGGCAATAAACTCTTCAAGATTATCTATTAGACTCATATGTGTATCTTTAAGCATCAAAGCATCATCAAGACCCATACGGTGATTTACTGCTCCACCAACTCTTACTGCATACTTTTCAAAATTTCTAAGCATCGGTCGAGTTTTGCGTGTATCTAGCAATAAAACGTTGGTACCTTCCAAAGCTTTGACATAAGTTTGAACTTGAGTTGCTATAGAGCTAGCATGTAAAAGCATATTTAAAAGTGTACGTTCAGCTGCTAACAAATCTGCAGCATAACCTATTATTTTTACAATTATATCACCCTTTTCAAAATATTCTCCATCACGCTTATGCCAATAGAGATCTAGATTGCAAAACTCAGCCAAAGCTTCAAGATATGGCTCACCAGCTACAACACCATTACTTTTGGCAATGACCTGAGCAGTCGCCTCTTTTCTGGGTGCTACCCGTCCAAACAGATCACCACGCCCAATATCTTCAAGTAAGACCTCTTTTACAAACTCTTGGATTATCATAGTTCCAACATTCTTTCAAGAGCAATATTAGCCCATTTTCTTGTATTTTCATCTACAAAAATCTCATTAACAACTTCACCCTTCTCAATCTCTTTCAGGGTTTTATATACATCTTCTAATGTAGTTTCATTCATTGTAGGACACTCAGGTTTTGTAGAAGATAGAACATATGTATTCTTATCACGCATTCTATGTACAAGATTATACTCAGTCCCTACTGCAACCTTCTGATCTTCAGGAAGTTCATTGACATACTTAATAAGCTGACTTGTAGAACCGCAAAAATCGCTGACAGCTACAACTGCTGGATCACACTCTGGGTGAACTGCAATCTTTATACCTGGATATCGTTTTCTATAAAACTTTACATCATCAACAGTAAATAGCTGATGCACTGAACAAAATCCGTCATAACAGATAATATCTGCTTCATTAGGATCTTTTCCATCGCCTATAACACACGATTTCAATCCCATCATATTGGCAATATTTTGTCCTAAACATCTGTCAGGAACAAAAAGAATCTTTTTTCCGCTGGCAAGTCCCTTTTCTATGATTTTATAAGCATTAGAGCTGGTACATACCATTCCACCCATTTCACCAACTTTTGCCTTAACTTCAGCACTAGAGTTAATGTATGTAATTGGCAAAATCTCTTCTTTTTTAATTCCGGCTTTTTCCATAAATGCTACAGACTCATCATAGTAAGTACTATCAATCATTCTTGCCATAGCACAACAAGCAATTTTTGGCATAGCCACTCTCTTTTGTGGAGCTATTACCTTTACACTTTGTCCCATAAAGCCAACACCGCAAAATACAACCCATTCATTGTTATCTGCTTTACATCTTCGTGCAAGCTCTAGACTGTCTCCCGTAATATCTGCCAATTCAAACACTTCATCACGCTGATAATAGTGTGCAACAAGTGTTACAGGCAACTTCTCTTTTAATTCAAGAATTTTCTCTTTCAATTCATTTTGTTCCATAAATAAAATCTCCTTTTTAGCTTGAAAGAGACTTCAGCAAAATACTATCTACTGAAACCTTTCATGAATGCAATAAAATCAAGCTTTTAATAGCGTTATAACCATTTTTACTCTATAATTGGTCCTAATTTTACCATAAAGAGAAGAGTCAATGGAATTTTTCAACAATATCAACAATATATTCTTCCTTGTAGCCTATCTAGTTGGAGGAATACCATTTGGTTTGATACTGGCAAAAATGTTTGCCAATGTAGATATAAAACAGAGCGGCAGCAAAAGTATTGGAGCAACGAATGTTCTTCGTGTTGTAAAAGAGAAAAACCCGACATTAGCAAAAAAACTTGCAATAGCAACAATACTTCTTGATGCATTTAAAGGTATTGCTGTACTCTTAGTTGCAAAATTTATGGGAATGCCTGATGCGACACTATGGGCAATTGCCGTTCTTGCCGTTGCTGGACACTGCTTTAGCCCTTATTTAATGTTTGAAGGAGGCAAAGGTGTTGCTACAGGTGTCGGAGTATTGGCATTTATGTTACCTGATGTAACAGCCATTGCACTTGTTGTTTGGTTTATACTGGGTAAAACTTTACGAATATCTTCATTAGCTTCACTCGGTGCATTAGCTGCTCTAATCATTGCAAGCTATGTTATCTACCCAGAAATTCCAAATATCTACTCACATGCACCTATATGGATTATTTCTATTATTGTAGTTTATAAACATATACCAAATATCATTCGTCTTATTAAAGGTCAAGAGAAACGTGTAGCATGACCATTTCTATTCAAAACCTTTCATTTAAGGCAATAATAGGTATTCTTGATTTTGAGCGTCTATCTCCTCAACGCATAGAAGTTGAGTGTGAAATAAAATATACGTATAAAAAAGAAGAAGCTAACTTTATTGATTATGCAGAAGTAGCTTCTTTAATAGAGTCAACAATGAAATCTGAAAAGTTCCTTCTTATTGAAGATGCTTTAGAGAGACTTTTTCCGCTTTTAAAAGATAAATTCCCTCAAATAGAAACAATGAAAATCACTATTTGCAAACCTGATATTATGCCTAACTGCAGGGTTTCAGTAACTGATTTTCATACCTTTCTTTAATTTTTTTTGAAATAGAGTTTAAATAAATCTAAAAATATGCTATAATCCTGCTTAAATTTTACACCCTAAGGACTGCTAACTATGCGTATACTGATTGTAGAAGATGAAACCACAGTAAACAAAACTCTTTCAGAAGGGTTAAACGAGTTCAATTATCAAACAGATTCGGCAGAAAACTTCAAAGATGGAGATTATTATCTCGATATCCGTAACTATGATTTGATTTTAGCAGATTGGATGTTACCAGACGGTAGTGGTTTGGAGTTAATCCAAAAAGCTAAGGCAAACAATCCAAAAACTGCTGTTATTATTCTATCTGCACGTGATGACAAAGAGAGTGAAATTGAGGCTCTTGAAGCAGGTGCTGACGACTATATTAAAAAACCTTTTGATTTTGATATCCTTATTGCTCGTATTAAAGCACGCCTTAGATTTGGTGGAAGCAATGTAATAGAGATTGATTCTCTTAGCATTAATCCACAAGAAGAGAAAGTCGTTTACAAAGGCAAAGAGATTGAACTTAAAGGTAAACCTTTTGAAGTTCTTACACATCTTGCACGACACAGAGATGAAATTGTATCAAAAGAGCAACTTCTTGACGCAATTTGGGAAGAGCCTGAATTGGTCACTCCAAATGTCATTGAAGTAGCAATTAATCAAATCAGACAAAAAATGGACAAACCTTTAGGTATTCAAACAATTGAAACTGTTCGCAGACGCGGCTACCGATTTTGCTATCCTCAAAAAAATAGCGAAGAGCAATAAAATAAAACTTTACAATAATGAGGGAGAAAAAGATATCTCCCTCTACTCCATCCTTCAATAAAGGCACCAAATGGTTGCTAATCGATCCATACGAAATCAGTTTCTTACACAATTAATCATAGCATCTTCTATACTTCTTATTATATTTTCAACCATGCTATATGCTTATATCAAGCAGTCAATTTATGATGAGTTGTCACAACAGCTTGTCAAACAAGCACGATATATTGTACAAACATTTCCAGACTATGAAGAGGGAGAGAAGATTGATGCTAAAAACCTAAAAAATGCCTTGCAAATTACTGCAAAAGTGATCCCTCCTCCTCATCGATTTTACAGTTCTATTGAATGGCGTGAACGTGAATCAAATGGTCGATATTTTATTGATTTAATATACCCATACAATTTAAAATCTCAAACTTATCTGCTTGTCAGCAAAGATATAACAAATGTAAGCAGTATGCTTAAAAAAATACTTAGGTCAATTATTATTATTAACCTTATCAGTCTTATTCTTATTGTTCTATATGCATTTGGTCTCTCTGCTATGCTTCTAGTGCCAATTACAAGATTGACAAAAAAATTATCATCTTTAAATGAAAACTTTCTTACAACAATC encodes the following:
- a CDS encoding DHH family phosphoesterase, coding for MNYNNAKELIEKSSYITIVGHINPDPDTLGSGLGLWWVLKKLQKRVDAVYVSRPLPQFLSWMPGFDKIKSAISDKTDLIISVDCGSFDRLGIDIPLGVKLINIDHHQSNSNYGDINIIEPEFASASEVVYKLVSISKWPMPKEAAENFYTALVSDTGFFSYEGVDKRVFEFAKELIEYGVKPDVIARNLKENEPLSKLRLLPLALQTLKLYLNAKVAGLEVTQKMFEQSGATVNDTDDLVNYARSLATVEVGFLIREESDGSLKVSLRSKNYVNVSKIAESFGGGGHVRAAGYTVRNITKDNLVNCLLDKITKEL
- the flhB gene encoding flagellar biosynthesis protein FlhB produces the protein MADDLEKTEEPTSKRIEDARKEGNVPKSVDTSGFITLLVAVVVTWGLFSWILQHLQGLYHYYISFIGYDITYDMLVDMTIHTLLEIGMMVMPVALPVALAGLIAAWMQFGFLFTTKPLVPDFGKLNPIKGFKNLFSLKKLIEGVKITLKVGAVFTAAFTVFLGFIEELQSIIRAPLPQQLLWLSDRVVILAMVMLALLLVLAFIDLAFVRYNYFKGLRMSKQEVKDEMKQMEGNPEIKAKIRQKMMEMSRKRMLAEVPNADVVITNPTHFAVALQYKENEGKAPKVVAKGADLVALKIKEIAREHNIQIVENPPLARELYKNVDIEEEIPEQFYQAVAEVLAFVYKANKKI
- the nadC gene encoding carboxylating nicotinate-nucleotide diphosphorylase; amino-acid sequence: MIIQEFVKEVLLEDIGRGDLFGRVAPRKEATAQVIAKSNGVVAGEPYLEALAEFCNLDLYWHKRDGEYFEKGDIIVKIIGYAADLLAAERTLLNMLLHASSIATQVQTYVKALEGTNVLLLDTRKTRPMLRNFEKYAVRVGGAVNHRMGLDDALMLKDTHMSLIDNLEEFIALARKKIPFTTKIEIECESLEAAIRAMNVGADIVMCDNMQVQEIREVVNYRNENFPGVLLEASGNITIENIRDVANSGVDAISSGSIIHQSRWIDLSMKIVT
- the nadA gene encoding quinolinate synthase NadA; its protein translation is MEQNELKEKILELKEKLPVTLVAHYYQRDEVFELADITGDSLELARRCKADNNEWVVFCGVGFMGQSVKVIAPQKRVAMPKIACCAMARMIDSTYYDESVAFMEKAGIKKEEILPITYINSSAEVKAKVGEMGGMVCTSSNAYKIIEKGLASGKKILFVPDRCLGQNIANMMGLKSCVIGDGKDPNEADIICYDGFCSVHQLFTVDDVKFYRKRYPGIKIAVHPECDPAVVAVSDFCGSTSQLIKYVNELPEDQKVAVGTEYNLVHRMRDKNTYVLSSTKPECPTMNETTLEDVYKTLKEIEKGEVVNEIFVDENTRKWANIALERMLEL
- the plsY gene encoding glycerol-3-phosphate 1-O-acyltransferase PlsY, whose product is MEFFNNINNIFFLVAYLVGGIPFGLILAKMFANVDIKQSGSKSIGATNVLRVVKEKNPTLAKKLAIATILLDAFKGIAVLLVAKFMGMPDATLWAIAVLAVAGHCFSPYLMFEGGKGVATGVGVLAFMLPDVTAIALVVWFILGKTLRISSLASLGALAALIIASYVIYPEIPNIYSHAPIWIISIIVVYKHIPNIIRLIKGQEKRVA
- a CDS encoding dihydroneopterin aldolase — translated: MTISIQNLSFKAIIGILDFERLSPQRIEVECEIKYTYKKEEANFIDYAEVASLIESTMKSEKFLLIEDALERLFPLLKDKFPQIETMKITICKPDIMPNCRVSVTDFHTFL
- the hsrA gene encoding homeostatic response regulator transcription factor HsrA, coding for MRILIVEDETTVNKTLSEGLNEFNYQTDSAENFKDGDYYLDIRNYDLILADWMLPDGSGLELIQKAKANNPKTAVIILSARDDKESEIEALEAGADDYIKKPFDFDILIARIKARLRFGGSNVIEIDSLSINPQEEKVVYKGKEIELKGKPFEVLTHLARHRDEIVSKEQLLDAIWEEPELVTPNVIEVAINQIRQKMDKPLGIQTIETVRRRGYRFCYPQKNSEEQ